In Nematostella vectensis chromosome 3, jaNemVect1.1, whole genome shotgun sequence, the genomic window TCATGAGTCTTCGAGAAAACGGACAGGAAGTTCGTTGTGATCGTACATATTACAAAAACCCACCATTTCATTTCGCGCTTGTCGGCATTGAACCGCGCGCGTGGTCACCTTCGAGAATGTGGCGGCTTGTAAATTAATGACGTAAACAATTCTTAGAATTGAAATGTAAAGGCCTTTACGCAAGAACTTGTTTTCGTCCTGGGGAGAGAGCGCTCTAAGTCGAATTCTCTAGGACAGCTGAATGAGCTTGGCACAAGATCTTGTTTTCATCCTAGGCGATTGCGCATTAAGTTGAATCTTTTAGGGCAGTTGAGTTTACTTTGGCTTGAGTTTGgcgcaaatatttttttttctcccggAGAGTGCACTTGAAGTTGCGCAGAGGGGTTTTGACTTGCTCCTAAATCAGGCATTACCAGTGTTGTGTTTCCAcctttaacccattgactcctggcttttttggagctgaatttacaaaaaaacagactgaaaacagatacctccccccctattctgagttttatacagcccgtcaaagtcaaacacagctgcacctagtcagcggtatccaagctttccaacagtgctttgcggtctcCACTTTTAAtacctcgtcgttgtgctgaagccagcacaagttgatggttgcttgtaattttcatcaaaaatacagctatgagcatattaggagtgtctcaggacatcatgaagtcttttggggcataattgagtgctttgcttatggatatttgcaagcaaaggtggattcatgatgattttttcttgtttggctttgcccggatgagaaaataattttctaatgaatcaccacagctctcctaaatgctgtcttttctgaaaccaaattgattccaaaattgtttacactgctattctagGTCTGTATGagctggaattgatttgtttggcttcggggtgaaaatacttattaaaaaacatctgactttggggagaggagtgttgttTTCCcatggatctcccagaatgctttgcaatacgtaaagatattttcgtggttgtacaatcctttaaggaatggacattgtgttttgaggccaaggaaatgtacctggagggtcagaataaaggtatctatttgtgtcttgagctgtgtttgctgatctctctcccttgtgtggtattttgagtgttttattgagaggggtgattctgcttttctctccttgttcgatttgagatttgtcaaagaacctgtgctattatttggcttaagagtagatgccaacaccttggttggatgcatatctgcaagaccatttatcccttagactgatgcctgagtatcttcatcttgttgtgtttattttgaatttatgaattttttgggttgtgggtacttcccaaagccggtacaggccggttgaggggtcaatgtgtttactgACTACCATCTCATTCAACCATTTCCAGAGTACTGCGGATCGCAATGTTTCACCCGATCAGAATGATCATTTGGAAGAGAAACAActttgtgtaaaaaaaaaaaaaaaaaatattcgcGTTAAGGTCAAAGATAATTGCACCGAAAAACTCTCAATAACAAGACACGGAGTTTCAGGTCTAAAACATTTTATTCATTATACAAAAACATTGTGTACATAATCAGTGTGAACAATGCTAATTAGCGACGACTGCGAATGATTCAAAACGATTGGCAAACAGATAAGTGTTAGCTCAATTGCCGGCTCCGTTTTCAAAGGGTTCAGTTCATTTTACCCATAACACCAGCGAAAATGTCATAATATTTGTTAAATTCACTGATGTATAGATGAACAAGTGGAGGCTTTTTGAATTATTTAGGTCAATCTAGCGAtgaaaacagcaacaacgcAATTCATCCATGGGTCGGCGAGTTGTCCCTTATGCTAAATTCTCAGGGGGCTGTGTTTACAAACCAATCCACGTCATGTCCATGCTGCCCTGGTTCTAGAGCCTCGACCATCTtaatttagtggccagcggaGCTCAGTGCCGTCGCaagctcgctggccactaaattgagagacgttcgaggctctggaaccagaaCATAAATGCTAATTTCTTTCACTTTTGCATACAGCTCTAGTAGTGTTTGTATGGTGATGTTCCAAAAGCCTAACCAAACGAAAAAGGCGGAAAACGTCCACGGCGGGTCAGCACTCAAGGCCTAAAACGCTATGCGACAGACTCGTCAATTTATACGTCCGTCTATACATTGTAGTCCCGTGGAACAGAGGAACGCAGCTCGAGTTGAGTAAAAAGGGAGCGTGAGTTCGAATGAGCGGAATCCCACTGTATTTTGGATATTAGTCTCTAGTCACACTAGTGTTTTATCATGCTgtattctgattggttgacctaCTAGTGGACCATCAGTTATATTCTATAAGTTAGTGAGAGGTAACggatttgaaagaaaaaaaggcataTGACTAGACCAGATCTAATTAGCCTACTTATGTGATTTGACTATAACAGTTAGTCCAACCGCCTTCACGGCTATCGCCTTTGTCCTCACGGGCTAATAACTCGCGGATTGAATCAACGAAAATTGCTAAACAATAAGCGAATGTGAGCGGTACCTGACGAAACAGGAATCAGAGCTAATGGCAAATGGCATATGAAGAACAGTGAGTATACAAGGCTAATTGTTCCTCTTCATACCACGCCCTTGTTCTGTAATGCACATATACTGCGCACATACTGCGCGGACGAGTTCTGCGTGGAGGTATACCGGACTTCTCAGTAGACCAATGAAGCGTCCTCAATCACTGTCAAACTTGATGGAGTTCACGCTCGTATTGATGTTCCCTCCGCGGTAACTTCCTCTTTTCTTCTTCGTCTTCTCGTGTCGGAATGATTttcctgcaaaaaaaaaataataatagcatAATGGTTAAAAGTTCGCTGTAAACTTATGGCAGGGCGCCGAATCCTTCTAATTTACAGCAAATCTAATGTAATTAAAGGCATGGTTAGGGTGATTATTTTtcctttatctttttttcttatcttcTCTATGGTGGGAAGTATCTGCCTTCGCCAATGCGTATATAGTAATGCTTTGTTGTAGCGCTAATAAAGagttataaatataaataatttattGATTTCTAAAGCGCGTTCTAACATGACAAGATGATCGAACGCGCTTTACAATATATAGGATAGAACATAGGATATAATTACAATAAAATGTGGCAGattaattacaaaaaaatgatatatatatatatatataactaataaatataaaatttgaataaaatataacTATGGAGGACAATATCGGTCAAGAACTTAAAGGTTAAAAGCCTCCTTAAATAAGAAAGGTTTAAGCTGCGTTTTAaagtttgaaatatttttaccATTGCTAATTTCAAGAGGGAGGCTGTTCCATAGCTTAGGCGCGGATATCTCAAACGAGCGGTCACCGAAAGTGACTAAAGACTTAATTCTGGGCGGTTGGAGCTTTCCTCCACTGTTCGATCTTAGATTATACGCAGAATGTGGTTTTATTGTAACAAGTTCGCTTAAATATTGTGGTGCGATTCCGTGGATAGCCTTAAACGTTAATAGTAATATTTTAAACTTTACTCTAAACTCAACGGGGAGCCAGTGTAGCTGCCTAAGGAGTGGTGTTGTGTGGCTGCGTCTACTCTCACAGATGATAAGTCGTGCAGCTGCATTTTGAACTCGTTGTACTTTAGTGAGCTGGTATGCAGGTAGGCCATACAATAAGCTATTACTATAGTCTACCCGACTCGTGACAAATGCATGCACCAATGTCTGAGAGGTACGTATTCTTCTGATATTATGAAGGTGGAAAAACGACGCACTACAGGTCTTTGTGATGTGTGTAGCCATTGAGAATGTCTCGTCAAACCAGGATCCCAGATTTCTAACAGGCGTGGATTTCATTATCACATCATCACCTACGCTTATCCCAGCGATGTTAACCTTTAGCAGTTGCTGTCGAGTCCCGATAATCATGAATTCCGTTTTCTTGTCGTTTAGCATAAGGGAGTTCTTACGCGCCCATAATCTGACGTCGGCGATGCAGTTCTGCGTGGATTCCATAGCTTTCTCTTGGCTTGACGTACCAGAGGGACTGAACGACAGATATAACTGGAAATCATCGGCATAGGAGTGCGCCATAGGTAGATGCTTATCGATGACCTCAAGCAGACTGCTAACGTACACATTAAACAACAGTGGTCCGAGACAGGAGCCCTGTGGTACACCTTCAATATAGACACGCTGTGTGCGTCCTGACAGGTAAGACCTGAACCAACTAAGAGCAGTTTCGTTCACTCCGAGCCTATTCTGTAGGCGATGAAGCAGTGTGGTGTGGTAAACAGTATCAAAGGCGGAACGTGAAATCAAGCAGTACCAGCAGGGGTGGTCTGCTGTCTGTTCATGCTAAGAAGAATGTCATTGCGAACTCTCAGGGGAGCCGTCTCGGTGCTATGGTTTTTCAGATACGAGGACTGGAACATTGGGTAGAGGCCATGTCGATGCATATGGTCTTGTAGCTGAAGAGCCGCCGCGGTTTCAGTCAGTTTAGAGGCATAAGCCAAGTTGCTGACCGGGCGAAGATTGGCTTTGGTTTGCTCAAGGCCTTCCTTCTTTAGCAAGGGGTTGACGGGGCCATCCTTCCACTAATCGGCAAAAGAACCCGACTGAAGAGATAGATTGATCATAGACGTGATTACAGGAATCAATTCATAAAGACACTGGAAAACCAAACTTGTCGGCATCGGGTCTAGGGGACAAGATTTCTTAGAGCCTCGGTTAATGAGAGCCCGTACATCATCAGTTGTCAGTTCTTTGAAACGACTGAGTAGAGTACGTAAGATCTTCATGGCAATCAGATGGCTCTACGTCATCAACACCACTTCCCATCGCCTCATAGATAGTGTTAACTTTctgaataaaataattaacaatATCGTTAGCAAAAGATGTGCCGTCACAACCACTCGGTAACACGAAGCTTCTAGGTTGGGTCAGAAGCGCCTTAGTACACCTGAACAGCTTGCCTTGGTCATAGCTGTTGTTAAATATGAAGTCGGAGAGGTAACTAGTCCTTAGTTCATAGTTCATAGTTCTTAGCCTTCTTAAAGGAAGCTAGATGTTCGACGTTCCCTGTTTTCCTCTATTTTCTTTCCGCACGTCGCCTTACCCTGATGGCGGCACCTATGTCTTCGCCGAACCATGGCAGTCTTGGTCTGTTTGTGATGGTTTTGATCTTCACTTGAGCATGACTATCAAGCAGTGTTGATAGAGTCTGATTGTACTTCTTCACTATGCCATTGAGATCCGTCTTAGGGCTATGGTGGAGTTCGCTGCTGCGTAAATCATTTTTTAGCGTGTCAATGTTTATAGATTTAATCTTGCGAAAACTAACAGACTTGACAGAGAATGAAGGCTTCGAAGATTCAAGTCGGCAGTTGAAAATAGCATGATTAGAAAAGTACCGCCCAGTAGCAGGCGCACTCTGCAGAATAGTGTCAGTTTCCCTTGTCATAATAAGATCGAGCATGTGACCATGCTCATGCGTGGGGCCGCTGACATGTTGTGCGAGATTCATAGATTCGATAAGGTCCAAGAATTAAGTGGCATGAGCATCGTTAGGATCGTCTACATGTATGTTGAAATCTCCGACAATAAGGAGTTGCTCTGGGGAAAGGATAATGGACTCAAGGAATGTAGCAAACTCTCCGATGAATGTGCTGACAGTTACAGGGCGCTGCTCGGAGTGTGGTGGTCGGAGGTAGTTACCAGCTTGACATCAAATTTCCCGAAATTTACAGTAAATTCGAGATACTCAAACGAGCTCTCCTGTCCAGTGACAGTGATGTTTTCGTTGAATAGAATCCCATTTCTGCCTCCTTTCCTATCAGCACGCGGGTGGTCGACAAGCCTGTAGCCAGATGGGACTATCTCACACCTGGCTGCAACATCATTTGGCTGAAACCACGTCTCGAGTTTCTAGGGACCGCCATTTTCCACATGTATCTTCACATGTATCACATACATACAATTTAAACTTGCTAATACATTAACATACCTTTGGTGAACTTGAGGTCTTTGTTGGCCTTTTCTCCCCAATCTCCAGAGGCTCCTTTCTGTTGATATAAGAAAACACGATGATATCTAAGCAACACTATGACCACATGGACAACTGCGTTTTGGAATTGCGATTTTACAACTTGGAAGAATTCCAATCGAAAAACTACATTACATCTTCCGTAAACCAAAAATCTTCAATAAACGAGTTGTCAAACGTTTACAGAATCCTCATGCATTCCTAGTGTACACACAGTGATCTGCTACCCAACTATCGCAGCGACGACTAAACATTAGGTacgcagcggcgtagccaggatttttaacaggagggggcccaaaaggctctttcaaggcattttcttctgtatttgaaataatgtctcatacatttactgtatttttggctgctaaaagggggggccgggccccctgggccaccccctggctacgcccctgaacaCATATAGTAAAAGTAGCAGTAACATAGTGCAGATGACTTACCTTAGCTTCAAAGCTGTTGTCAGTGAGTCTGTGGTCAACCTCAATTTCCTCTTCAACTACACGGCGGAAAGGGGTCTTCTAAATGGAAAAACAATTCAATAGCATTTACACCAAGTCTAGAATGCTAAGGAATATGTTGCTTATTTGTTTAAAAtggcaaaatgttttttttttgtctttctgtCAAGATCATTGGCTCACTTTCTAAAAACTGACTTGACCTGACCTGACTTTCACGGCATCATGAAAACCAAGCAGGTAAGATGTGCAAACCTAcctcttttttatctttctttACTGATGCCGTTACAGCAGGAGTCGACGAAGCAACTGTGAGGACAGAATGACATTTCAGTCAGGAACAAGTTGTAACTGGACTTGATATAAGATTTAGTACCTGGTTTAGAGACCTTCGCGCTTTTTGGCCGCTTTGCTGGAGGTTCATCTTCACTGCTTGAATCACTTGAACTACTCTCTGTTCACAGAAGCAAAGGCAAGTGGAGTCAGTAAAGTGTATGAGCACACTTTTATCTTGGACTAAAAAAGTGCCAGGATTCACAGATATAGATACTGTAGGCATTACTTATATGTAGAGGTGATTGAAACCAGTTAGACTAGTAGGAATACATGAGAATTTCAGAATGTGCAGCATAATTCTATTATACTTCATAGCCAGCCTAAAATGCTTTAAaattctttaatgttttaagTTCCAGTGTTCCATTATATACGGTATTGTTtttgatggtggttgtggtggggGGTCGGGGGATAGTATCCCTATCCATTACACTACCTTCTTTAGCCTTCGTTTTAGTGCCATTTTTTAATTTAGATTTGGTCGGCATCTTTGTATCCTCATCACTGCTGTCATCAGATGAACTGTcatcttacaaaaaaaaaattaaggtaGCATTACTTTAAAATGGAAGAAAAATCATATTAACTATCATGAAATAATGTACCGCATCTTTGCTTGCTCAGTTTCACAACTATGTTAGTATGTACCTGAGCTAGATTCTTGTTTAGCTGGTGTCTTCTTTTCTTTGCTGACAGcttttttcttggatttttCTTCTTCATCGTCATCACTGCTATCATCACCTTGGAAAAAGTTTTACTAACTTAACATATGCacaactttttattttaagaaattaTGGCAAAATATACTGCTTGCGTCCTTGCAACCTAAAACATCAAATACCTGAGCTTGAATcctttttctctgtattttttgcaatttttttagcTTTCACATCTTCTTCAACACTGCTTgaatcatcactatcatcatctgcattataatacatatttttaaAGAGTAATATTGGTCTAATTTGATACAACtctagctgtctgtctgtcagtcTGTCTTGAAATGTTATTCAGTTGTTCAGCAAAAAAGAGGGTGCTGTACCTGAGCTAGACTCCGtctttccatttatttttggttttgCTTTTTCATCTTCGCTACTTTCATCCTCACTACTGTCCTCTTCTGAAAcaacaaaagtttttttttttttggaaagctTATAAATACTGCCtgctcatttggtaattttatattattattattttcatattaTATTTTGCCCTCCTTTAcaaattatgttttattttcaggtAGAAAACTTTTGTTAGGAAGCAAAACTTTATTGTACAGTATCAGTCTCTTCCAATGATTGCatataatatttttctaaGGTTTGACTTACACGATGTCAAATGTACCTAACCTTACAACGTCAAATGCTGCattttaaacgtttttttgttaaaaaatagaATGGTTTCTACCTAAAAGCTTGATTCTTTCTGAACTTGTTTTGATGGCGTTTTGACTGGCTttgcttattttttctttgcttCCTCACCTTCATCACTGCTATCACCTTCTGTAATGGAGTCATGACAGGTCAATGGAAAACTATATAATCTGCTTATACATTTTGTAAGCTCTAACTATATTCAATTTAATAACATAATCAAATTTATATAAACACGTAGCAAGACGTTCCCCAATAAAGATGTTTGATCAGTGCAGTACAGTTTTCTCAATTATAGTTTTGGAAGCTATTGTTTAAGCCTGTTACCTGTTTATAAATTTGTGATCTTTATTCActctaaaattaaaaatacagtACCTGAGCTAGATTCTTGTTTAGCTGGTGTCTTCTTTCCTTTCACATCAGCTTTTTTCTTGGGCTTTTCCTCTTCCTCATTGCTGCTATCATCTTctatagaaaaagaaatgactTCCCTTTTTAAACATATCCTGTATTATCTTCTTAACAAGGAACTATAACATTATGTGCATGCCCATGAAATGTGacataaaaaatcaaattGCAAGAGAGAAAATGATTTTATTGTGCTATATAAAATAACCTGAGCTAGATTCTTGTTTAGCTGGTGTCTTCTTCACTTTATCATCAGCTTTTTTCTTGGGCTTTTCTTCTTCCTCGTCGCTGCTATCATCTTCTTctatagaaaaagaaaagaattcCCTTGTTAAACATATCCTGTATTATAGTATATTCTTAACAAGGAACTATAAAATCATGTGCATGCCCATGAAATGTGACATAATAACCTGAGCTAGATTCTTGTTTAGCTTGTGTCTTCTTTCCTTTATTGTCAGCTTTTTTCTTGGGCTTTTCATCTTCCTCGTCGCTGCTATCATCTTCTTTtatggaaaaagaaaagaattcCCTTGTTAAACATATCCTGTATTACAGTATATTCTTAACAAGGAACTATAAAATCATGTGCATGCTCATGAAATGTGGCACAAACAATCAAATTGCAAGAGAGAAAATGATTTTATGGCGCTATATAAAATAACCTGAGCTAGATTCTTGTTTAGCTTGTGTCTTCTTTCCTTTATTGTCAGCTTTTTTCTTGGGCTTTTCATCTTTATCATCGCTGCTATCATCTTCTTCTATTAGGAAAAATTGTTAATCTTATACACAAGGAAATACAAATTTATGTAAATGTACAGGTGTCGCATACCCAGGATTGATTGATGGGGGTGCACAATCAtaagtatcatatggaaaaaggatagtgTATTTGACAATACTTTAAtcagaaatgacccactttttggcagccaaggggagggggtgtacCATGCACCCTACACAACCCCTGAGTATGGAAGTAATTTGTGTACATCCGTTGACAGCACTATCAAATTGTATACAATAAACTACTAAGTATGTACTGTGGCTCAAGTAACAGTGACAATACAAATGATTTATATAGTACAAACATGAATTTCATGCCCCTGACATCAAATCACCTGAACTAGATTCCTGCTTAGTAGGTGTCTTCTTTTCAACCTTTTTCTTTGGCTTTTCGTCTTCATCCTCGCCACTGCTATCATCATCTTTTATTTACAGTAAGAATGGTAGTTAAATGTGGTGAACAGTTTAACAGCATAGTTGAGGTAGACACCAATAGcaataaaaaagataataaagaaTGGTGCTAAATACCCGAACTAGAATCCTCGGTCGCCACCTTTTTTGCATCCATTTTAGGTTTCACTTTTTCCTCATCACTACTTgaatcatcatctttattaaAGTAAAGTTCATAATTTATATTCAACATACAAGAAATAAAGAGATTCACAGTTTGCATTATGTTGAGGCACATGATAACAATATATAAAAGTACAATTCTAATAATCAAATTACCTGAGCTAGAATCCTCAGTGGCAGCCTTTTTAGCATCCTTTTTAGGTTTAACTTCTTCCTCGTCACTGCTTGAATCATCctcttaagaaaaaaaagaaaatattaatttCAAACAAGATTAAAAGAAATCTCATCATGTGCAAGTGACTCAAGTTCTATATACTATAACAATACAACACGTACAAATAGTTTCACTCATAGATGCAGTACCTGAGCTCGAACCCTTAGTTGCCTTCTTAGTATCCTTTTTAACTTTCACTTCTTCATCACTGCTTGAATCGTCGTCTGCAGGGAAATAGGAGGATATAAATAGCATATCATATGAATTCTAGCCATTTGCCAACAGCACCAACATTGTAGTTATAAGCTTTTTGGCTACTGTCATCAGATGAGCCATCTTTTCGAAAGAAAAACAAGGAGGAATCAGAATGCAACTAAGGACTGTTCCAAAGTGGTTCTTccatttattcaatattttaagtAAAATCCACATAAAATCCTCTGCGCCACCTTTTTGGCATCCATTTTAGGTTTCACTTCTTCCTAATCACTACTCGAATCATCATCTTTAGAGTAAAGTTCATAATTTATATTCAACATACAAGAAATAAAGAGATTCACAGTTCGCATTATGTTGAGGCACATGATAACAATATATAAAAGTACAATTCTAATAATCAAATTACCTGAGCTAGAATCCTCAGTGGCAGCCTTTTTAGCATCCTTTTTAGGTTTAACTTCTTCCTCGTCACTGCTTGAATCATCCTcttaagaaagaaaaaagaaaatcaattTCAAACAAGATTTAAAGAAATCTCATCATGTGCAAGTGACTCAAGTTCTATATACTATAACACAATACAACACGTACAAATAGTTTCACTCATAGATGCAGTACCTGAGCTCGAACCCTTAGTTGCCTTCTTAGTATCCTTTTTAACTTTCACTTCTTCATCACTGCTTGAATCGTCGTCTGCAGGGGAATAGGAGGACACAAATAGCAATCAGATGAATTCTAAGCCCTTTGCCAACAGCACTAGTTATAAGCTTTTTGGCTACTGTCATTAGATGAGTCATCTTTtcgaaagaaaaacaagaaggAATCAGAATGCAACTAAGGACTGTTCCAAAATGGTTCTTCCATTTATTCAATATTATTAGTAAAATCCACATAGAAACCTAATATAACCCACAGCAGTAAGTGTGAGATGTTACAACAGTATGTACGAAAGGCAAACAAGGCAAATACACCCTCAAATTACCCTAAATTACAAATTACATTTATGAGGCCTCTTTTGCATAAAAATGGTTGAAATTTCCACAACAAACAGATACATTATCCAACTTCATGACAAAATTGTAATTTAACcatatctaaaaaaattcgaGGAATTCAGCTAATTACCGCTGGCTGTCAATTAAGCTGAAAATGCCTATTTTCACTCTAGAGAGAATGTTACCCAATATTAATTCAGTATATAATACCtaatgataaaataaaacttttcatCAGAGTGCgccaaaaaaattgaaatgcgAGAAGTTGGTTgcgaaaaatcaaaattaaagTTTCGCTCAAGATTATTCCGCAATGAAATATAAATCCATGGCACACTTTGATGAAAAGTTTCTAAATAATTTCTAGTTTTTGAAGGCCAAGTTTCAGTTTGATTGAATAAATTCTGATACAGATAGAGCATATTTTGAGAAAATCGAACGCACTGTTGTTTTGCACGAGCAGCAAGTGGCACAGCAGTATGAGAAATCAGAGAGCTTCTGATGACAAAACTTCAATCATTTCCTGGGAATCGTGACTTTGGAAAGGAGATTTGGTCAATATGTGTCAAACTAGCTGCATGGGTCCACTTTGATGGCCACTGTTTTTGAAGCTTGAGTATAAAATAATTGGTGCGAAACTTCCTTCACAAAGCAACTTTGATTTAGAATATCTCGAAAATGAAAAGCACTAAGACACTCAAATTTTCAGGATTTCATATTAATATTATACAAAGGCAATCTACTGTTAAAATTTAAAGGCAAGTTGTCTTTCCTTTCGTATCGCCTTAAAGCACAGCTCTTAAAATACTGGCTACCATGCCACTTTCTACATTATACAGTATGACAGTGGCACATATTTAACACTAATAATCACTATCAAATGTGATGACTCACGTGAAAACGTACCTTAGAGCTTCTCAATTCTGCGAATTAACCCGCGAAACGGGCGCGGGCGTTCCGCGAAACGGGCGCGAGCATTCCGCGAAATAAGCGTGAGCATTCCGCGAGATAAGCGCCAGCATTCCGATGGGCGCGAGCTTTCCGTGAGATAGGCACGAGAGTTCCGCGAGTCAGGCGCGAGCTTTTGCAAAACGGGCGCGAGCCTTTCGTTGTTGAGTCGCGAGCACATAATgtaacaatcggcaaaagggCTGAATCTTTCGATTTCCAAAGTCGGTGAAGTGCGATAGACATCTACTGAGATCTatacctaaaaaaaaagcctctCTTAGGatagaagtaaacaagtaCTGTAAGCAAGTATTTGAGTTTGGTTTCGTTGAGATCTCGAGTGCTAGCGAGGGAATCGAACGGCAAAGTTGCTACGATGCTACATCAAGACAATAGCGCTATTACCAATCGCATCTTGAGGGATAGCTTGATATCGACTCTGACAGTTTGACATTAGTCGGAAGATGTTTCGCTCGAAGCCTTGGTTGGTTCGCTAGAAGCCATATACTTGGTTAAGAAAACAACGTTTAAACATACTATGGTTTAAATATATAGAatcataaataaaattttattaaatcTAGTCGTagtaaagttatttttctacatatacactcgaacaacgaTG contains:
- the LOC116614186 gene encoding nucleolar and coiled-body phosphoprotein 1 isoform X33, with translation MAESIGVPSDTYPYIYAFLIENKLAKTAKLLKKEVGTELTSVDGKDGLMQWYEAWNQAHQVSHQAKRKRNDNKKSQPPRKKRKTEDVSSSSSDDDSSSDEEVKVKKDTKKATKGSSSEDDSSSDEEEVKPKKDAKKAATEDSSSDDDSSSDEEVKVKKDTKKATKGSSSEDDSSSDEEEVKPKKDAKKAATEDSSSDDDSSSDEEKVKPKMDAKKVATEDSSSDDDSSGEDEDEKPKKKVEKKTPTKQESSSEEDDSSDDKDEKPKKKADNKGKKTQAKQESSSEDDSSNEEEEKPKKKADVKGKKTPAKQESSSDDDSDDSSSVEEDVKAKKIAKNTEKKDSSSGDDSSDDDEEEKSKKKAVSKEKKTPAKQESSSDDSSSDDSSDEDTKMPTKSKLKNGTKTKAKEESSSSDSSSEDEPPAKRPKSAKVSKPVASSTPAVTASVKKDKKEKTPFRRVVEEEIEVDHRLTDNSFEAKKGASGDWGEKANKDLKFTKGKSFRHEKTKKKRGSYRGGNINTSVNSIKFDSD
- the LOC116614186 gene encoding nucleolar protein dao-5 isoform X13; amino-acid sequence: MAESIGVPSDTYPYIYAFLIENKLAKTAKLLKKEVGTELTSVDGKDGLMQWYEAWNQAHQVSHQAKRKRNDNKKSQPPRKKRKTEDVSSSSSDDDSSSDEEVKVKKDTKKATKGSSSEDDSSSDEEEVKPKKDAKKAATEDSSSDDDSSSDEEVKVKKDTKKATKGSSSEDDSSSDEEEVKPKKDAKKAATEDSSSDDDSSSDEEKVKPKMDAKKVATEDSSSDDDSSGEDEDEKPKKKVEKKTPTKQESSSEEDDSSDDKDEKPKKKADNKGKKTQAKQESSSDDSSDEEDEKPKKKADNKGKKTQAKQESSSDDSSDEEEEKPKKKADDKVKKTPAKQESSSEDDSSNEEEEKPKKKADVKGKKTPAKQESSSEGDSSDEEDSSEDESSEDEKAKPKINGKTESSSDDDSDDSSSVEEDVKAKKIAKNTEKKDSSSGDDSSDDDEEEKSKKKAVSKEKKTPAKQESSSDDSSSDDSSDEDTKMPTKSKLKNGTKTKAKEESSSSDSSSEDEPPAKRPKSAKVSKPVASSTPAVTASVKKDKKEKTPFRRVVEEEIEVDHRLTDNSFEAKKGASGDWGEKANKDLKFTKGKSFRHEKTKKKRGSYRGGNINTSVNSIKFDSD
- the LOC116614186 gene encoding nucleolar and coiled-body phosphoprotein 1 isoform X6, yielding MAESIGVPSDTYPYIYAFLIENKLAKTAKLLKKEVGTELTSVDGKDGLMQWYEAWNQAHQVSHQAKRKRNDNKKSQPPRKKRKTEDVSSSSSDDDSSSDEEVKVKKDTKKATKGSSSEDDSSSDEEEVKPKKDAKKAATEDSSSDDDSSSDEEVKVKKDTKKATKGSSSEDDSSSDEEEVKPKKDAKKAATEDSSSDDDSSSDEEKVKPKMDAKKVATEDSSSDDDSSGEDEDEKPKKKVEKKTPTKQESSSEEDDSSDDKDEKPKKKADNKGKKTQAKQESSSDDSSDEEDEKPKKKADNKGKKTQAKQESSSEEDDSSDEEEEKPKKKADDKVKKTPAKQESSSEDDSSNEEEEKPKKKADVKGKKTPAKQESSSEGDSSDEEDSSEDESSEDEKAKPKINGKTESSSDDDSDDSSSVEEDVKAKKIAKNTEKKDSSSGDDSSDDDEEEKSKKKAVSKEKKTPAKQESSSDDSSSDDSSDEDTKMPTKSKLKNGTKTKAKEESSSSDSSSEDEPPAKRPKSAKVSKPVASSTPAVTASVKKDKKEKTPFRRVVEEEIEVDHRLTDNSFEAKKGASGDWGEKANKDLKFTKGKSFRHEKTKKKRGSYRGGNINTSVNSIKFDSD
- the LOC116614186 gene encoding nucleolar and coiled-body phosphoprotein 1 isoform X32 yields the protein MAESIGVPSDTYPYIYAFLIENKLAKTAKLLKKEVGTELTSVDGKDGLMQWYEAWNQAHQVSHQAKRKRNDNKKSQPPRKKRKTEDVSSSSSDDDSSSDEEVKVKKDTKKATKGSSSEDDSSSDEEEVKPKKDAKKAATEDSSSDDDSSSDEEVKVKKDTKKATKGSSSEDDSSSDEEEVKPKKDAKKAATEDSSSDDDSSSDEEKVKPKMDAKKVATEDSSSDDDSSGEDEDEKPKKKVEKKTPTKQESSSEEDDSSDDKDEKPKKKADNKGKKTQAKQESSSDDSSNEEEEKPKKKADVKGKKTPAKQESSSEDSSEDESSEDEKAKPKINGKTESSSDDDSDDSSSVEEDVKAKKIAKNTEKKDSSSGDDSSDDDEEEKSKKKAVSKEKKTPAKQESSSDDSSSDDSSDEDTKMPTKSKLKNGTKTKAKEESSSSDSSSEDEPPAKRPKSAKVSKPVASSTPAVTASVKKDKKEKTPFRRVVEEEIEVDHRLTDNSFEAKKGASGDWGEKANKDLKFTKGKSFRHEKTKKKRGSYRGGNINTSVNSIKFDSD